A window of Phyllopteryx taeniolatus isolate TA_2022b chromosome 19, UOR_Ptae_1.2, whole genome shotgun sequence contains these coding sequences:
- the thrab gene encoding thyroid hormone receptor alpha-B isoform X2, whose product MHILSPCCITRWLNGPKRKRKNSQCSVKSMTGYIPSYLEKDEPCVVCGDKATGYHYRCITCEGCKGFFRRTIQKNLHPAYSCKYEGCCIIDKITRNQCQLCRFKKCIAVGMAMDLVLDDSKRVAKRRLIEENRERRKKEEMVKTLQNRPEPSGSEWELIHLVTEAHRHTNAQGAQWKQKRKFLPDKIGQSPVAPTSDGDKVDLEAFSEFTKIITPAITRVVDFAKKLHLFSELPCEDQIILLKGCCMEIMSLRAAMRYDPESETLTLSGEMAVKREQLKNGGLGVVSDAIFDLGKSLAQFNLDDTEVALLQAVLLMSSDRSGLTCVDKIEKCQETYLLAFEHYINYRKHNIPHFWPKLLMKVTDLRMIGACHASRFLHMKVECPNELFPPLFLEVFEDQEV is encoded by the exons aTGCACATTTTGTCACCTTGCTGCATCACCAG GTGGCTCAATGgcccaaagaggaagaggaagaacagCCAATGTTCGGTTAAGAGTATGACGG GGTACATCCCCAGCTATCTGGAGAAGGATGAGCCATGCGTGGTGTGCGGCGACAAAGCCACAGGCTACCACTACCGCTGCATTACCTGTGAGGGCTGCAAG GGTTTCTTCcgcagaaccatccagaagaACCTGCACCCCGCCTACTCGTGCAAGTATGAAGGCTGCTGCATCATCGACAAGATCACGCGCAACCAGTGTCAGCTGTGTCGCTTCAAGAAGTGCATCGCAGTGGGCATGGCCATGGACT TGGTGCTGGACGACTCCAAGAGGGTGGCCAAGCGGCGTCTGATCGAGGAGAACCGGGAGCGCCGCAAGAAGGAAGAGATGGTCAAGACGCTCCAGAACCGGCCGGAGCCCAGCGGGTCGGAGTGGGAGCTGATCCACTTGGTGACCGAGGCCCACCGGCACACCAACGCTCAGGGCGCCCAGTGGAAGCAGAAGCGCAAATTCCTG CCGGACAAAATTGGGCAGTCGCCGGTGGCGCCCACGTCTGACGGCGACAAGGTGGACCTGGAGGCCTTCAGCGAGTTCACCAAGATCATCACTCCCGCCATCACGCGAGTGGTCGACTTTGCCAAAAAACTGCATCTGTTCTCCGAG TTGCCCTGCGAGGACCAGATCATCCTGCTGAAGGGCTGCTGCATGGAGATCATGTCGCTGCGGGCGGCCATGCGCTACGACCCCGAGAGCGAGACGCTGACGCTGAGCGGCGAGATGGCGGTCAAGCGCGAGCAGCTCAAGAACGGCGGGCTGGGCGTGGTGTCGGACGCCATCTTCGACCTGGGCAAGAGCCTGGCGCAGTTCAACCTGGACGACACGGAGGTGGCGCTGCTGCAGGCAGTGCTGCTCATGAGTTCAG ACCGCTCGGGCCTGACGTGCGTGGACAAGATCGAGAAGTGCCAGGAGACGTACCTGCTGGCGTTCGAGCACTACATCAACTACCGCAAGCACAACATTCCTCACTTCTGGCCCAAGCTGCTGATGAAGGTGACGGACCTGCGCATGATCGGCGCTTGCCACGCCAGCCGCTTCCTGCACATGAAGGTGGAGTGTCCCAACGAGCTCTTCCCGCCGCTCTTCCTGGAGGTCTTCGAGGACCAGGAAGTGTGA
- the thrab gene encoding thyroid hormone receptor alpha-B isoform X1, with amino-acid sequence MEHMPKEQEPNPLEGEEKRWLNGPKRKRKNSQCSVKSMTGYIPSYLEKDEPCVVCGDKATGYHYRCITCEGCKGFFRRTIQKNLHPAYSCKYEGCCIIDKITRNQCQLCRFKKCIAVGMAMDLVLDDSKRVAKRRLIEENRERRKKEEMVKTLQNRPEPSGSEWELIHLVTEAHRHTNAQGAQWKQKRKFLPDKIGQSPVAPTSDGDKVDLEAFSEFTKIITPAITRVVDFAKKLHLFSELPCEDQIILLKGCCMEIMSLRAAMRYDPESETLTLSGEMAVKREQLKNGGLGVVSDAIFDLGKSLAQFNLDDTEVALLQAVLLMSSDRSGLTCVDKIEKCQETYLLAFEHYINYRKHNIPHFWPKLLMKVTDLRMIGACHASRFLHMKVECPNELFPPLFLEVFEDQEV; translated from the exons ATGGAACACATGCCCAAGGAGCAAGAGCCAAACCCACTCGAGGGCGAAGAGAAACG GTGGCTCAATGgcccaaagaggaagaggaagaacagCCAATGTTCGGTTAAGAGTATGACGG GGTACATCCCCAGCTATCTGGAGAAGGATGAGCCATGCGTGGTGTGCGGCGACAAAGCCACAGGCTACCACTACCGCTGCATTACCTGTGAGGGCTGCAAG GGTTTCTTCcgcagaaccatccagaagaACCTGCACCCCGCCTACTCGTGCAAGTATGAAGGCTGCTGCATCATCGACAAGATCACGCGCAACCAGTGTCAGCTGTGTCGCTTCAAGAAGTGCATCGCAGTGGGCATGGCCATGGACT TGGTGCTGGACGACTCCAAGAGGGTGGCCAAGCGGCGTCTGATCGAGGAGAACCGGGAGCGCCGCAAGAAGGAAGAGATGGTCAAGACGCTCCAGAACCGGCCGGAGCCCAGCGGGTCGGAGTGGGAGCTGATCCACTTGGTGACCGAGGCCCACCGGCACACCAACGCTCAGGGCGCCCAGTGGAAGCAGAAGCGCAAATTCCTG CCGGACAAAATTGGGCAGTCGCCGGTGGCGCCCACGTCTGACGGCGACAAGGTGGACCTGGAGGCCTTCAGCGAGTTCACCAAGATCATCACTCCCGCCATCACGCGAGTGGTCGACTTTGCCAAAAAACTGCATCTGTTCTCCGAG TTGCCCTGCGAGGACCAGATCATCCTGCTGAAGGGCTGCTGCATGGAGATCATGTCGCTGCGGGCGGCCATGCGCTACGACCCCGAGAGCGAGACGCTGACGCTGAGCGGCGAGATGGCGGTCAAGCGCGAGCAGCTCAAGAACGGCGGGCTGGGCGTGGTGTCGGACGCCATCTTCGACCTGGGCAAGAGCCTGGCGCAGTTCAACCTGGACGACACGGAGGTGGCGCTGCTGCAGGCAGTGCTGCTCATGAGTTCAG ACCGCTCGGGCCTGACGTGCGTGGACAAGATCGAGAAGTGCCAGGAGACGTACCTGCTGGCGTTCGAGCACTACATCAACTACCGCAAGCACAACATTCCTCACTTCTGGCCCAAGCTGCTGATGAAGGTGACGGACCTGCGCATGATCGGCGCTTGCCACGCCAGCCGCTTCCTGCACATGAAGGTGGAGTGTCCCAACGAGCTCTTCCCGCCGCTCTTCCTGGAGGTCTTCGAGGACCAGGAAGTGTGA